Genomic window (Cenarchaeum symbiont of Oopsacas minuta):
TCCTCTTCTATCATAACCTCTTCTTCCTCTACCACTATTTCTTCCTCTTCTATCATAACCTCTTCTTCCTCTACCACTATTTCTTCCTCTATCATAACTTCTTCCTCTGTTGGTGAAACATTCTTGGGAATAAATTCAAACTCATCGCTAGCAGATACCGATCCATAATTTGCTGTTATAGTATAAATTCCAGATTCTAACCATCTGTATCCACTAGCCTGTATGATAACAGTCTCAGATGATTTAGGTGTGATTTCATTAATTTGATCTATATGTACAACTGAATTATTAACACCACCTGTAATGAGAATTCCCACACCATTTTTTGGATCTGAATGTTCTTGCAAAACTATGGTAACCATTATCTCATTACCATACACATAGATCTCTTCATCCACTTCAATTGTAAGCTGGTCAACTGTGCTTTCTTGTGCAGATGCTATGGGCATACTAAATATAATCGATAATGTTAGAATAACAATCGATATGTTGAATATCCCTTTTTGCATACAATTTTTGTTTTAACTTTTAGTATTTAAGATTATTGGTGGATCAGGCGTATTTTTGTGCAAAAATGTCTTCTGTTCAAAGGTGGCTAGAGATGTATTTTATACCGTAAGAGAAGGGTCATGTGATACGTGCCCGGTTTATATCTAGACTGATGCTAGTGCATAAAAATGGGTATACTTTTTGCATAATATTGTCTATTCTTTTACGTTGCGAGTAGACGAAATATCGCGCATAATGCATTTTGCATTGGTCACAGAAATGTTTCCAGCATCCACCATCTTACTTGCAACCATTATAACTTTGTCAAAAGGAACGCCAGCAGTTATAGCTATGTTACGAGCATGTAATCTCATATGTCCATGTTGTATTCCATCAGTAACTAGTGCATGTAACGCGCTAAAATTTTGGGCAAGACCTGCAGATACTATAGCACATCCAAGTTGACGGGCAGATTTTGCCCTAGCTATTTTTATACAAACACGTGCTATAGGATGAACTGCCGCTATTCCGCCTATAGTTCCAACTTGCATGGGCATCTCTATCGTACCATTGAGATTGCCTTTGACATCTTTCGACCAAATAGTAAAAGGCTCATATCTACCATTCCTAGCAGCATATGCTCCAGCAGCTGCCTCTAGAGCACGGCCATCTTGACCAGTGGCGTTTGAGATAGCAGTCACGGCGTTCATAACTCCTTTGTTGTGAGTTACAGCTCTGTTTACATCATATTGAGCAAATTCAAAAGCACGAACCATGTCATCTACTATGCGACTACCTCCAATCAAATCTTTACGAAATATGGCACTTGCACGGGCAATTCGAGTGGTAGAATAATTGGAAAGAATTCGCAATAATGCTCTACCTTCCGTTAATTTTTCAAGCAACGGTGCTATTGCTTCACACATGGAATTTGTTACGTTTGCTCCCATTGCATCTGCAGCATCAACTAGAATCTCAACTATCAACATGGGTCCAGATGGCGGATCTATCTGACGAGTAGAGATCTTTAGAGCACCTCGGTTCATTTTTGAGAGTGTATGACTTTGCTTGTTGGCCATACGCAATATCTTCAAAGTCGATCGTTTTACATTACGGGATGCTAATTCTAGATTTTTTATACCTACAAGTTGAATCTGGCCAATCACATGCGATGGACCACATTTGGCTTTGAATCCTCCGGAAGCGCGAGCAATTTTGGCTCCACGTGAAGCTGCAGCTATAACCGATGGTTCTTCTATAACCATGGGAATTAGACAGTCACGATGATTTATGATAAAATTAGTGGCGATACCTAACGGTAAAGCAAATGTGCCTATAGCATTTTCCACCATAAGATCCGCCTCAGTAAATCCTATACCTCCAGTGGAATGTAAAACTTCAACTTCCGCCTTGTTTAAATCTGCAAATTTACGTACAATTTCAAGTCTCTCACTATGAGTCTTTTTATGCATACCAGAAATGGCAGAGTTTTTTGCAATCAATCACAAACTAAAGTAGCGAATAGTATAAAAGCTTACAATGTTTTAGATTTTTCATGACTCTCCAATTTACGCCTAGAAGCGGTCTAGTTCTTCATATTTCTCATACGACTAGAATTTATATCTAATTATTATACTATTTTTTTATAGTAATTATATATTATAAAATAAATGATATACTGAAAATATGAATGATTACATGATATATTTATGATATTAAAAAGATGTAAAGATCAAATGCTAAATCACGCCTAGAAAATTAGATGAAATACCCCCTCCCTAATCGATGAAAATATGGGTTAAAAATGAATTAATACAAACGGTTGATAAACATACTGCATTTGATATGTTGTGGTTCAAACTTGAACAAAAAAATGGATAATAAAACAAAATGAAACAACAGGTCTGGTCTTGGATCTGTTATGATAAAGTTGGTTTCATCTTTAGTCTTTTTTCTCCTTCTTTAGTAATTGAATAGACATATGGCTTTGTTCCAGAGTGACGTTGGACTAGACCTTCTGATGAGAGTTTTTTCATGAGGCGTGATGTGTGTTCACGAGTTCTTCCAATAGTGATTTGTATATCACGTGAAGTCATTGATTTATCTGTGATGGCATGTAATATCACATCAATCACATCATTATACTTGGAAACAGGCACAACTGGAGGCAGAAATGTTCTATTTTCATCACTTTTTTTGACTTGTTCTGTCTCTGATGACTCTAATGTTGTCTTTTTGGACTTGATTGCTTCGGATTCGGGCATATTTTCTAAATCAATCGTGTCGAGTCTTATTTTTAGATCAATTAATTGTCGTTCATAGTACTCTAACCGTTCTAATTGTGCAGGGTCATTGTTCATCGTTTTGATATTTACGTATGATTTTACCTTGAAATATATGATTATTGTAAAGAAACCCAGTAAAAATATGACTAAACCAGCTAGAATAATCTCCACACTTGGTAATTCTATCAACATCACATATTTTGTGATTATGTTACAAATTACTGTGATGAATAGCAATAGTTCACACTTTACGTTAATATTATTATATCATATATCACTATAATATAGTGATATAATTTACTAGTTCATATAATAATCACGTATTACATGCTTGTTTTACTATTAGATCAACAACACGCATCACATCTTCTTCTTTCTCTGGAAAAATATCACTATTTTTAAGAACATCAATCTGCTTTGATAATTTAATTATCACATCTATATCACTTGATTTTATCACACCTAAACTCATTAAAAGTGCCTGTGTATAGTAAAGACTAGCTAATTTAGTTCGAACTTGTGCGACTTGCCTATAATATGCGCCTCTAGTTATATGAAACTCAGTTTTTGTTATACCTTTAATATTACCTAAAATTTCAATTTGTCGTTCTGTAAATAGCGATTTTTTAATCAATTTGTGCATTATGGCATTAAAATTTACATCTTTATTTTCACTCATAGCTATATAGATTTGTATACTCCCATAATTAAACTTTAAACATAGATTAGCGCTCATCTAATGTATGGT
Coding sequences:
- a CDS encoding hydroxymethylglutaryl-CoA reductase; this encodes MIAKNSAISGMHKKTHSERLEIVRKFADLNKAEVEVLHSTGGIGFTEADLMVENAIGTFALPLGIATNFIINHRDCLIPMVIEEPSVIAAASRGAKIARASGGFKAKCGPSHVIGQIQLVGIKNLELASRNVKRSTLKILRMANKQSHTLSKMNRGALKISTRQIDPPSGPMLIVEILVDAADAMGANVTNSMCEAIAPLLEKLTEGRALLRILSNYSTTRIARASAIFRKDLIGGSRIVDDMVRAFEFAQYDVNRAVTHNKGVMNAVTAISNATGQDGRALEAAAGAYAARNGRYEPFTIWSKDVKGNLNGTIEMPMQVGTIGGIAAVHPIARVCIKIARAKSARQLGCAIVSAGLAQNFSALHALVTDGIQHGHMRLHARNIAITAGVPFDKVIMVASKMVDAGNISVTNAKCIMRDISSTRNVKE
- a CDS encoding putative membrane protein → MLIELPSVEIILAGLVIFLLGFFTIIIYFKVKSYVNIKTMNNDPAQLERLEYYERQLIDLKIRLDTIDLENMPESEAIKSKKTTLESSETEQVKKSDENRTFLPPVVPVSKYNDVIDVILHAITDKSMTSRDIQITIGRTREHTSRLMKKLSSEGLVQRHSGTKPYVYSITKEGEKRLKMKPTLS